The genomic stretch taatttatattcccaccaacagtgtctaaGAGTTATTTTGTCagcacatcctcaccagcatgtttttattttattttattgatctatttatttatttgtttgtttgtttagatggagtctcactctgtcgcccaggctggaatgcagtggtgccatctcagctcactgcaacctccagctcctgggtgcaagcgattctcttccctcagcctcccgagtagcaggagCCTCCTGATTACAGgggagcgccaccatgcccggctaatttttgtctttttagtagagacgcggtttcaacatgttggccaggctggtctcaaactcctgacctcgtgatccgcctgcctcggcctcccaaagtgctgagattacaggcgtgaaccactgtgccgaGCCCagcatgtttttatatgtttctttgaTAATAGACATTTTAACTGAAATAAGATGAtactcattgtggtttcgatttgatGCCAGTGATgattgtgggtttttgtttgtttgtttgtgttttgagatgaagtctcgctctgtcacccagactggagtgcagtagtgtgatcttggctcactgcaacctctgcctactgggttcaagtgagcctcctgcctcagcctcctcagtagatgggactacaggtgtatgccaccacgcccagcttttttttttttctttttttgtatttttggtagagatgaggtttcaccatgttgcccaggctggtcttgaactcctgggttcaagtgatccacctgctttggcctctcaaagtgctgggattacaggtgtgagccaccgcgcttggccgaTGATTAGTGTTTTATATAGCTGTTGACCAtctgtacattttcttttgagaagcaaCTATTCAGATGCTTTGCACACTTGTTAATGGAATTATCTGGGGATTTTTTGTTGAGGTGTGTTTCTTCTAGGCCTAATTTGTTGATAGTTTTAAtgatgaagggatgttgaattttgtcaaatgtttttttaaCATCTATTgtgatgatcatataattttttttttttagacagagggtctctccgtcacccaggcaggagtgcagtggcgcgatcttggctcactgcaacttccgcctcccgggttcaagagattctcctgtctcagcctcccaagtagctggactaccagtgcacaccaccacacccagttaatattttgcatttttgagagagatggggtttcaccatgttggccaggctgatctcgatctcctgacctcaagtgatccacccatctcaatctcccaaagtgctgggattgcaggcgtgagccactgcacctgcctatgattatatgttttttgttCTTCCTTCTGTTGACATGAGATATCATATCTATTTATTTGAGAATGTTGAAATATCCTCccttctggctgctgtgtggactGTGAGCTCTCCTACCCTCCATGGCCTTCCAATCCCACTGTCCCCAGGCCAACCGCTCCCAGACTATGCAGTAGTCTCATGTGCATGGAGCAGTTGCAATCGATCCTGGTGGTGACAGAGGGGTTGGTGTTTCAGGCATGGCACAGTCAGAGGAGGTCCCAAGGGGAGACCAAGAGGTAAACTTAAGTAGAGCTGCACCCCTTCCTTGGCATCTGTAGAACCCTGGATAAAATCAAATatgccaacccaaatgcccatcaatgatagactggataaagaaaatgtggcacatatacaccatggaatactatgcagccacaaaaaaggatgagttcatgtcctttgcagggacacagatgaagctgaaaaccatcattctctgcaaactaACACGAGAACAGAAAAACCAACACCACGtgtcctcactcataggtgggagttgagcaatgagaacacatggacacaaagaggggaaaatCGCACACTGGCACCTGTCATGGgctggggggctgagggagggatagcattagaagaaatacctaatgtagacaacaggttgatgggtgctgCAAAataccatggcacgtgtatacctatgtaacaaacctgcacgttctgcacatgtatcccagaacttgaagtataataataaaaaaaaagaaaatgaaacaatgaaacATGGGTTCTTATGAATCACAGAACACCCGTGACCCCAAGTTAAGATGGAAATTTATGATTCACTCCAACTAAGTCCTGTTTTCAGTATCTCACAAAAGCTTGACTCTAGAGTGAAATATACTTGGAAATGAATGAACGACTCTTGTGGTCTTTTTACTTCTTGTAAGGCATTAGGATCCACCCGTTTGAATACCTATGACCAGGACCTCCTGCAATGCTTCTCTCTCCGCCCCCAGGCATCCCTTCATTCAGATAATACCAATTCATCATCACCATCTGACCTCTCCTTCAGCTTCTTCACCACCCTCCATCTcaattgctttctctttttcttctttattttttgaacttcaacttttattttagatatgagGATACATGCTCAGGTTTGCTACATGGAACTATTGCACCCAGGTGGTGAGTGCAGGACCCAGTGGGTATTTCTTTTATCCTGTCCTATTGCGTTAAATCTTTCCTTCCCGGAACTGGTCCTATCTCTAAACTTTTTGCATAGTGATTTTATCAACTTAATTTTTGCTAGGATGCTAGATTTTCTAGGAGGGGAGGTAATTTGAAATGAAGTCTGTGTTACTGTGAATCCAATATATCTGCTTTGCTCGCCTTTATCTCTTGTGTCCTGGCATGGCCACAGGTTGAcatgtttaaatgttttttaagtgAGGATGGATAAGATTTACTGAGTGGTGAGTGCACGAATACAAAAgcaaaatgaggccgggcgcggtggctcacgcctgtaatcccagcactttgggaggccaaggcgggcagatcacctgaggtcaggagttcgaaaccagcctggccaacatggtgaaaccccatctctactaaaaatacaaaaattagccgggtgtggtggcagctgcctataatctcagctctcagctactcgggaggctgagttaggagaattgcttgaacccaggaggccgaggttgcagtaagccaagattgcaccactgcactccagcctggatgacagagtgtcaccttgtcaaaaaaaaaaaaaaaaaaagaagcaaaatacaaGAAGTCCAGGACTGGTAAAGGCAAGGCATGTTGAGCGGTTAGAAAAGGGGTGATGACATCGAAAAACCTCCTGGCATTTTCCAGTCCTTGCCTAGCACAGGTTACTCTGAAAGCAGGACTTAAGACAAGGATATGAGTGCAGGTAACTGATTTGGGAACCAAGTTTAAGGGAATAGGGTTCCCTtatgaaagagagaaggaaaggaatttCTGAAATCGGCATGCATCGCGGACACCACTACAGCAGGTAATATGGACAGGTCCACACCAGGATCTCTGATAATGTGCAAATCACCATCCAGAACTTCCCGCCAAAACAGGAGATACTCGCCAATATGTGTATGGCTTTCTAGTCCCCATTTCTGGGAGTTTCTTTTTCCCCAGCGACTGTCAGACGCATCAAGCTTTGGCTGAAATAGCTTCCAATAAGGTCCTTACACACAAATGTGGAGAGACACATGGAAATCCTCGAAATGAGATACTGTCCCGTGATTCTGAGAGTGACCCAAAAGGATACAGAATGAGGTACTAAAAGCAGGTGCTTGGAAACCTGAAGGCAGTGGTGTTCATGCGTTTCCCGGCACTTTGACTTTCAGCCTCCTGCAAGCCTCTCCTTCTTTGCCTTCCTGACCATTAGATACGATtaatttggggtttgttttttctgcttcctctttcccctcccaCCCTATGTTTCAGTTCTAAAGTTAGAAGGTCCTCTCATCCTTTTAAGAAGAACAGAGACAGAAAATGGTTAGTCACCATCTAGGACAGACTACAATTCCAGATCATTGCAGGATGTGCCCACTCAAATGGATGATTATTGAGAGCTGGCCACCTGAAGTgttttacacaggtagctgtctAAGGGTTGAAGCTAACACAGGCAGTGATCTAAGGGTTGAAGCTATCTGGCCTTTTTGCTTGCTTGTTATGTATTTatggcttttttccttttcaaaataattttactaaatatttaattcaccaactatatatatttatggggtacaatgtgttataaatgtatacactgtggaatgatGGAATCAAGACAATTAACATGTCCATCACTCCACATActaacatctgtgaaaacatttaaaatctatgcttggctgggcgtggtggctcatgcctgtaatcccagcaactttgagaggctgagatgggcggatcacctgaggtcaggagtttgagaccggcctggccaacatagtgaaaccccatctctattaaaaatacaaaaattagctgtgagtggtggcgggtgcctgtaatcccagctacacaggaggctagaGCAGGAGAgtctcctgaacccaggaggcagaggttgcggtgagctgagatcacaccataacactctagcctgggcgacagagcgagacttcgtctcagaaaagaaaaaaatatatacatattttggagCTACATCGTGCTAGCGCTGCAGAGAATGCATTTTGTTTTGCGACACAGTTTTTAGGTGTCTACCGGGCTCTGGTGGAGATGGAATGTTTGGCCTCAAGTGGGAAGGTCCCATGGGACATGAGCAGCCGACCATGACCTGGCTGCGTACTGGCCCACCAAGCATTCGACTGGCATGCCCAGCCACTCTCCGTCATCGCAGAGAAGTGCTCTATGTGAGATTTGGCTAAAGGAGTCCCTGAAGTCCTGTGGGAGGCAGAATAGTGACCTCCCAGAGATGTCCACCTCCTGAGCCCCAGACCCTGTGAGTTGGGGAAGCTTatgtggcaaaagggactttgcagatgtgattaagtcaaGGATCTTGGGTTGGggagattatccaggtgggcctgaTGTAATCACAAGGGGCTGAGTAAGTgaaagaggaaggcaggagggtcagagtgAGAGAAGGAGGTGAGTGCATGGAAGCAGGGGGCAGATAACGGGACTGGTGGCTTTGAGGTTGGAGCGAATTGAGAGGCAGGAATGCGGGAGCCTGCAGAGGCTTGAACAGGCgagggaacagattctccctggagcctccaggaGGACACGGCTCTGATAGCAGCTTCATTTTAGCCCAGGGAGACCCATTTTGGACTTGTGACCTCCGGGACGGTAAGTTAATAAACCTATATTATGTGAAGCCACTAAgcttgtggtgatttgttatggcagcaaaaGGAAGCTTTATGGTTCATCTGTACTCTGAAAATGcaggtttttggtgttttttttttcacttgttcaaTGATGTACCCCCAGTGTCAGGCACTTTGCAAACACACGATACATATGGGTTGATGTTTGGTCAAGAGAGGAATTAAGATCAGGCAGACAGCAGGCTGGGATCAGAGAGACCCCATTTCTGTCTGAAATGTCTGCAGAGAACCTGGTGCCTGCCCCAGCCCTAGCCCTGGGGAAATGAAAGCCAGGCTGGGGTTCAAATGAGGGCAGTTTCCCTTCCTGTGGGCTGCTGATGGAACAACCCCATGACGAGAAGGACCCAGCCTCCAAGCGGCCACACCCTGTGTGTCTCTTTGTCCTGCCGGCACTGAGGACTCAACCATCTGCACAGCTGGGGCCCCTCGGAGGAGACGCCATGATCCCCACCCTCACGGCCCTGCTCTGCCTCGGTGAGATTtaaagagggggaggggagaccCGAGTCTTGGAGGAACTTTGCCTCACAGCCAGGCCCTGGTTCTTTAGGAGACTCAAAAATCTCAgggtagccgggcgtggtagctcacgcctgtaatcccagcactttgggaggccgaggcgggcggatcacgaggtcgggagatcgagaccatcctggctaacacggtgaaaccctgtctctactgaaaatacaaaaaattagccgggggtggttgcaggcgcctgtagtcccagctactcagaaggctgaggcaggagaacggcgggaacccgggaggcggagcttgcagtgagccaagatcgcaccactgcgctccagcctgggcgacagcaagactccgtctaaaaaaaaaaaaaaaaaaaaaaaaaatctcagggtAAAGAGAGGACCTGCTCAGTCTTCCGGGGCAAATCCCTCACAGGGAACTCTCTTCCAGGGCTGAGTCTGGGCCCCAGGACCCACGTGCAGGCAGGTGAGTCTGTCCCCAGCTGTCCCAGGTCCCTCCTCCTCACTGGGACAAGGGGCCACCCATGGGCAGCTGGGGGAGGAGACAGCAGTTCTGGGTGACTGATGAGGATGACGGGGGGGTCCTGGGGCTGAGAGCTGGGATCTGAGGGCTGAGGGAGGTCTTGGGATCCAGCCTCTGATTTTCTTCCAGGGCCCCTCCCCAAACCCACCCTCTGGGCTGAGCCAGGCTCTGTGATCAGCTGGGGGAACTCTGTGACCATCTGGTGTCAGGGGACCCTGGAGGCTCAGGAGTACCGTCTGGATAAAGAGGAAAGCCCAGCACCCTGGGACAGACAGAACCCACTGGAGCCCAAGAACAAGGCCAGATTCTCCATCCCATCCATGACAGAGGACTATGCAGGGAGATACCGCTGTTACTATCGCAGCCCTGAAGGCTGGTCACAGCCCAGCAACCCCCTGGAGCTGGTGATGACAGGTGAGAGGACACTCAGGGGTCCCAGCCCCAGGCTCTGCCCTCAGGAAGGGGGTCGGCTCTCAGGGGTGTctccctctcacagcccagccctGGGGATGATGTGAGAGGTGGGAGCCCCATTTAACATGGTGCCTTCTTCTCTCTTAGGAGCCTACAGCAAACCCACCCTCTCAGCCCTGCCGAGTCCTCTTGTGACCTCAGGAAAGAGCGTGACCCTGCTGTGTCAGTCACGGAGCCCGATGGACACTTTCCTTCTGATCAAGGAGCGGGCAGCCCATCCCCTACTGCATCTGAGATCAGAGCACGGAGCTCAGCAGCACCAGGGTGAATTCCCCATGAGTCCTGTGACCTCAGTGCACGGGGGGACCTACAGGTGCTTCAGCTCACACGGCTTCTCCCACTACCTGCTGTCACACCCCAGTGACCCCCTGGAGCTCATAGTCTCAGGTGAGGCTCCTGACCCTGTCCTCTCTGAGCTCAGTGGCTCAGTTCATGCCCTGCTGCCAGGAGAGCTCTGggcagggatggagggagaggggCTCAGCCAGTGGGGGCTCAGCCCTCAGAGGGGAGGAGGACAACAGGGGCCCTCCCAGGCATGCCCATGCTCTTCTCCCTCACCTAGGGTCCAGAAGGTGCCAGGTGGGCAGAGAAATGGTCCTTGGGAAGCTGCAGGGCAGATATAGGGAGAGGTTCAATTTGATGTGGAGACCCAGGGGCAACCCCAGACTCTCACCCTCCTCTTGTCCTTCTACCCAGGATCCTTGGAGGGTCCCAGGCCCTCACCCACAAGGTCCGTCTCAACAGCTGGTGAGTCTCAGAGGCCTCTGTCCAGAGAGTTTCCAAAGCCCAAGGCCTGTCTCAAGACATGCTCAGTGGATCTAAGTCCTCGTTCCAATTCTCAGCTGGGCTTGCTTCCACGGATGTGGGAGTCGGGCAGCGACTTGGGAGGCACCACAGGCTCCCAAGGCCCTGAGGCTGGGCTGGTGAGGGGTGAGGGGGTCAAGGCTGAAGGAGATGTTGCGGGGAGCCGAGCTGATGTGGGGAGCAGGGCAGCCCCAGCCCTCACATCCCTGTTCTAACCCAGCAGGCCCTGAGGACCAGCCCCTCATGCCTACACGGTCAGGCCCCCACAGTGGTGAGTGAGGGGCTCTGAGTGGGAGGTGGGCAGGGTCCCGAGGAGGCAGGGGTGGGTTCTGTCCTAGGTTCAGGCTCCTCTGGAGGTGGTGATGTAGACAGGCCCCTCCCTTgcatgggcctcagtttctccaagtGTAAAGGAGAGAGGCCTGCGGGTGGGAAAGTTCCTTTCAGCTCTGACTCCCAGCTGTGCCCTCCTGGGAGAGGAGGCCTCCCAGGGAACCTCCCAGACCCGATTCCACAAGGGCCCGTCCTGTCCCACCTGCAGCAGAGACGGTgacctggggcaggggaggggagcagggcgGTGGTTCAAGACAGTCAGGCTCTTTCCCTGCGACTCTGGGGCTTGGCTCTGGTGCAGGGAACAAGGGCTGCAGGTCAGACTCCCGGGTTTCCTTCCTAGCCCTGCCGCTTCCTGGCTGCAGGGGTCTGGGGCAGGCgattcccctctctgagcctcagtttgtgcatctgtgaaatgggtggaGAGAGGGTGGCAATCTCAGGTTGCACAACTGCTGTGAGGGTTGAAGGTACTGAAAGAAAGACCCAGCACACACAGTAGGTGCACACACAGTAGGTGTGCACATCAATGACATCATCCCCATTCCTGATGTCATCACGCCCAAGGTCTGAGAAGGCACTGGGAGGTACTGATCGGGGTCTTGGTGGTCTCCatcctgcttctctccctcctcctcttcctcctcctccaacactggcaTCAGGGAAAACACAGGACATTGGGTAAGTAGGAAATTGGGGGACCCGTGGGCTGATGGAGGGTGGGCTCAAGGCACCAGCCAAAGGGACTCCAGATAGGAGAGGTCAGCTTAGAAACTCTGCTCCAGAAATTCCCAGtgagaaaatctagaaagaagaaaataaatgagggaGTAATGGAAGTGCtttattctttcagtttttctaaaCTTAGAAAGTATTTAAAACATCCTTGCAAGTGTATTTTCAGGTTTCCTTTCCTCTTGAGTTGCATGTGCAAGGCAGGTGGTTCTAACGTTCCCAGAGCTGAGACTCTGTCCACCTTCCCCCAGCCCAGAGACAGGCTGATTTCCAACGTCCTCCAGGGGCTGCAGAGCCAGAGCCCAAGGACGGGGGCCTACAGAGGAGGTAATTCTGCCCAAAGACCTCAGACTCCCACCCATCCCAACAGCCACCTCACTGCCCCTTACACTCCCGTATCCTCCCCCCAGGTCCAGCCCAGCTGCTGACGTCCAGGGAGAAAACCTCTGTGAGTGAGAGGCAGAGAGGGTGCACCTGGGGTGGAGCTGGGGGTCCCAAAATTTCAATAGCAATGGGGGCAGGAGCACAGGCTAGGATTGGTCAGGGACTCAGGGAGAAGTGGTCTGAACCCACACTGTGGGACCTCGGGGACATCACAGCCCCTCCCTGCGTTGCAGTGGCACTAATGGGAACAGGGCAGGGACCAGCAGGAATGAGAGGTCCCAGGGAACCTTCTCAGGAGATGAACCCCTTGCTCTACCCCAGCAGATGCTGCCGTGAAGAACACACAGCCTGAGGACAGGGTGGAAATGGACACTTGGGTGAGGCCCCGCCCCTGTCCCGGGCACCAAAGGCCTCCTGGTGCCAGATCTAATCCTGCAGGACTTCTCTGTCCTCCTTCCCCCGGCTCTCAGCATCGTCACGGTGGACCCCTCCTTGTCCAGCACGCTGCCTCCCGCCTGCTGGGACCTCACTCTCTCCTGGTGTCCTGGGACCTCGTGGGCCTCCTCCCGGGTCCCCTTCCTGCTCCTCATCCTCTGTTTGGCCCTCTGGTTGTTAGAGCGCTCCCCAGCCATCAGGAGGATGAGGAATAAATGAACCACCTCGGTCCCCTGGGCtccccttcattcattcatccagcgaGTGTTCCCAGGGAGCTCACTGTGGATTGGGCTCCCCAGGGGAGCTGCAGACACAGCAGGGAGGAAAGCCGCCCCCGCCTCCTGAGCTCACCTCATGGTGGGAGACAAAATGCAAATGAATGCACTGTGTCCAGGGGTGCAATGTGCTGTAAGGAACATAAACCAGGGAAAGGGCAGAGAGTGTGGGGCAGTGGGGCCAGTCTGAATGGAAGGGGAGGGCTGTCTGCTCAGCTGTCATCTGAGAAGCCTGGACGGAGGGGGCCACACGATCCTCTAATGGACGAGCCCctgcaggcagaggaaacagccgtGCAAAGGCCCCGAGGCAGCAGCGAGCTCTTGCAGGAAGGCCCGTGAGGCTGCAGCCAAATGGGCAAGGTCAGAGTGAGGAGCAGAGGCCAGAACCACAGGGAGGGAGCGGCCAGACCCTCCACGGCCTTAGGGCATCCCTGAGATTCCATCAGGAAAGGGATGTAATCGGATCACCCCGGGAACAGTGGGGAAAATTGACTCCAGGGGGTCAGGAGGATTCAAGGACACCCCCCACCACTGTCTCTCTCCAGCAGAGCCCACACGATGAAGACCCCCAAGCAGTGACGTATGCCAAGGTGAAACACTCCAGACCTAGGAGAGAAATggcctcccctccttccccactgTCCGAAGAATTCCTGGACACAAAGGACAGACAGGCGGAAgaggacagacagatggacaCTGAGGTGAGTCCTTTCCTCTCCAGACCCCCaggcctcccccacccccaccacgtTCCTTCCCTCTCACTCTCCCCCCTGCAGCCTGCTGCATCTGAAGCCCCCCAGGATGTGACCTATGCCCAGCTGCACAGCTTGACCCTCAGACAGAAGGCAACTGAGCCTCCTCCATCCCAGGAAGGGGCCTCTCCAGCTGAGCCCACGTGATGAAGACCCCCAGGCAGTGACGTATGCCCCGGCGAAACACTCCAGACCTAGGAGAGAAAtggcctctcctccctccccactgtcCGAGGAATTCCTGGACACAAAGGACACACAGGCAGAAgaggacagacagatggacaCTCAGGCTGGTCCTTTCCTCTCCAGGCCCCcaggcccccccacccccaccacgtTCCTTCCCTCTCACTCTCCCCCACTGCAGGCTGCTGCATCTGAAGCCCCCCAGGATGTGACCTATGCCCAGCTGCACAGCTTGACCCTCAGACAGAAGGCAACTGAGCCTCCTCCATCCCAGGAAGGGGCCTCTCCAGCTGAGCCCAGTGTCTATGCCACTCTGGCCATCCACTAATCCAGGGGGGACCCAGACCCCACAAGCCATGGAGACTCAGGACCCCAGAAGGCATGGAAGCTGCCTCCAGTAGACATCACTGAACCCCAGCCAGCCCAGACCCCTGACACAGACCACTAGAAGATTGCAGGAACGTTGGGAGTCACCTGATTCTGCAAAGATAAATAATATCCCTGCATTATCAAAATAAAGTAGCAGACCTCTCAATTCACAATGAGTTAActgataaaacaaaacagaagtcagacaatgttttaaattgaatgatcatgtaaatattacaCATCAAACCAATGACATGGGAAAATGGGAGCTTCTAATGaggacaaacaaaaaatagagaaaaattaataaagtcaAAATGTTTATTCTTGAAAACATTAATGATACATGAATCTTGGccacaatgagaaaaataaaaatgaaaaaagagcagGCATCCATTTCCATACAGGAACAAAATGGGAGGCAGCACTATAGACCCTACACACAGCTTTACAGAGGTGAAAGAAAACTGTCAGCAATTCTATGCTGACATAACAGAAAATGTAGATGAGATAGATGAAATATGCAAAATTACAGTTTACTTAATGAACATAAGGATAAATAGAAAAACTGAATCatcatacataaacatatataaaatgcattgatCCGGTAATCAAAAATGTTCCCACAAAGTAAATGCCACTTCAGCAAGGTTTGTTGGTGGTTTTTTCAAACTCTTATGCACTCATGaaactcacagacacacacacacacaaacttgcaTAAATTTTCCCTGagaatattttgtatatatttacacaaatacaTTTGATCAGACTAGGAACAagttgataccaaaacctgacaaggaaactacagaatgggaaagtCATAGAAGATCtctcacagaaatataaatcacTTAACAAACATTAACAAGTAAGATTCATGTCTCTATAAAATAGGCAGTATATCATGACCACACTGGttttttattatcctttaattttgtttatgaaaAGCAAGGATAGCTTAATTTTCAAAAactcaatcaatgtaattcagtattttaacaaaaggaatgaaaaattatCATCTCAAAAGACAAAGCTTTTgtctgagcaccttttcatatagctgctgaccatttgtatgtcttcttttgagaaatgcctgtttAGCTACTTTGCCCATGTTTCAAGTAGTTTTTGGTTTCTTGCTGTTGCGTTGTTttagttccttacatatttttgcatattaaccctttatcaggtATACAGcttgcaactattttctcccatttctgagttgtctcttcattctgttgtttGCAGAAGCTGTTTAGAAGCCACacgttttgtctatttttgcttttgttgcttgtgttttcAGGGCCATATCCAAAAAACCTTGCCCAGACCAACGTCTTGAAGCTTTTCTCCCACCCATTTTTGTATATGGGATaagggttcaatttcattcttcttcatatgaATATCCCCAGGATGTGTCCTATGCCCAGCTGCACAGCTTACCCtcaaacagaaaataatgaagCCTTCTTCCTCCCAGGAAAGGGGACGTTCAGCTGAGCCGAGCGTGTATACTGCTCTGGCCATCCACTAGCCCAGGGAGGACCCAGACCTCCACACTCCATGGAGACTCAGTTCTCCTAGGACCATTTATTCAAAAGGACTGCCCTCTCTTGTTCTTGGAAACTTTGTTGCGGATCAATTCaccataaatgtgtgtgtttcctTCTTTGCTTTCATCCCTGTTGCACTGATCACTGAACCTGTTTCTATTCCAGTTCCATGATGTCTTCCTGGCTGTAGCTTTGTAGGATATTTGGGGATTCCATAGTGTGATATCCCCTTCTTCcctttgctcaagattgctttggctatttggggtccttttgtaGTCCCattcaaattttaggattgtttttctatttctgtggaaaaCGACCTTGGAATTTTGTTAGGAATTGCATTGAGTCTGCAGgtatgaacttttttttaaagttccaggGCACATGTACAGGAcctgcagctttgttacataggtaggcttgtgccaaggtggtttgctgcacctatcaacccattacctagttattaagcccagcatgcattagctctttttcctaatgctctccctcccttcatcCTCTGCCCTCCCACTACaagtcccagtgtgtgttgttcccctccctctgtccatgtgttctcattgttatatgaacattttaacaatgttaattcttGCAGACCATGAACATAAGCCACCTTCCCATTTATATGCGTCTTGTTCAATTTCATTCA from Pan paniscus chromosome 20, NHGRI_mPanPan1-v2.0_pri, whole genome shotgun sequence encodes the following:
- the LILRB4 gene encoding leukocyte immunoglobulin-like receptor subfamily B member 4 isoform X5 — translated: MEQPHDEKDPASKRPHPVCLFVLPALRTQPSAQLGPLGGDAMIPTLTALLCLGLSLGPRTHVQAGPLPKPTLWAEPGSVISWGNSVTIWCQGTLEAQEYRLDKEESPAPWDRQNPLEPKNKARFSIPSMTEDYAGRYRCYYRSPEGWSQPSNPLELVMTGAYSKPTLSALPSPLVTSGKSVTLLCQSRSPMDTFLLIKERAAHPLLHLRSEHGAQQHQGEFPMSPVTSVHGGTYRCFSSHGFSHYLLSHPSDPLELIVSGSLEGPRPSPTRSVSTAAGPEDQPLMPTRSGPHSGLRRHWEVLIGVLVVSILLLSLLLFLLLQHWHQGKHRTLAQRQADFQRPPGAAEPEPKDGGLQRRSSPAADVQGENLYAAVKNTQPEDRVEMDTWSPHDEDPQAVTYAKVKHSRPRREMASPPSPLSEEFLDTKDRQAEEDRQMDTEAAASEAPQDVTYAQLHSLTLRQKATEPPPSQEGASPAEPSVYATLAIH
- the LILRB4 gene encoding leukocyte immunoglobulin-like receptor subfamily B member 4 isoform X6, translating into MEQPHDEKDPASKRPHPVCLFVLPALRTQPSAQLGPLGGDAMIPTLTALLCLGLSLGPRTHVQAGPLPKPTLWAEPGSVISWGNSVTIWCQGTLEAQEYRLDKEESPAPWDRQNPLEPKNKARFSIPSMTEDYAGRYRCYYRSPEGWSQPSNPLELVMTGAYSKPTLSALPSPLVTSGKSVTLLCQSRSPMDTFLLIKERAAHPLLHLRSEHGAQQHQGEFPMSPVTSVHGGTYRCFSSHGFSHYLLSHPSDPLELIVSGSLEGPRPSPTRSVSTAGPEDQPLMPTRSGPHSGLRRHWEVLIGVLVVSILLLSLLLFLLLQHWHQGKHRTLAQRQADFQRPPGAAEPEPKDGGLQRRSSPAADVQGENLYAAVKNTQPEDRVEMDTWQSPHDEDPQAVTYAKVKHSRPRREMASPPSPLSEEFLDTKDRQAEEDRQMDTEAAASEAPQDVTYAQLHSLTLRQKATEPPPSQEGASPAEPSVYATLAIH
- the LILRB4 gene encoding leukocyte immunoglobulin-like receptor subfamily B member 4 isoform X2, with protein sequence MEQPHDEKDPASKRPHPVCLFVLPALRTQPSAQLGPLGGDAMIPTLTALLCLGLSLGPRTHVQAGPLPKPTLWAEPGSVISWGNSVTIWCQGTLEAQEYRLDKEESPAPWDRQNPLEPKNKARFSIPSMTEDYAGRYRCYYRSPEGWSQPSNPLELVMTGAYSKPTLSALPSPLVTSGKSVTLLCQSRSPMDTFLLIKERAAHPLLHLRSEHGAQQHQGEFPMSPVTSVHGGTYRCFSSHGFSHYLLSHPSDPLELIVSGSLEGPRPSPTRSVSTAAGPEDQPLMPTRSGPHSGLRRHWEVLIGVLVVSILLLSLLLFLLLQHWHQGKHRTLAQRQADFQRPPGAAEPEPKDGGLQRRSSPAADVQGENLYAAVKNTQPEDRVEMDTWLSPRDEDPQAVTYAPAKHSRPRREMASPPSPLSEEFLDTKDTQAEEDRQMDTQAAASEAPQDVTYAQLHSLTLRQKATEPPPSQEGASPAEPSVYATLAIH
- the LILRB4 gene encoding leukocyte immunoglobulin-like receptor subfamily B member 4 isoform X7, which translates into the protein MEQPHDEKDPASKRPHPVCLFVLPALRTQPSAQLGPLGGDAMIPTLTALLCLGLSLGPRTHVQAGPLPKPTLWAEPGSVISWGNSVTIWCQGTLEAQEYRLDKEESPAPWDRQNPLEPKNKARFSIPSMTEDYAGRYRCYYRSPEGWSQPSNPLELVMTGAYSKPTLSALPSPLVTSGKSVTLLCQSRSPMDTFLLIKERAAHPLLHLRSEHGAQQHQGEFPMSPVTSVHGGTYRCFSSHGFSHYLLSHPSDPLELIVSGSLEGPRPSPTRSVSTAGPEDQPLMPTRSGPHSGLRRHWEVLIGVLVVSILLLSLLLFLLLQHWHQGKHRTLAQRQADFQRPPGAAEPEPKDGGLQRRSSPAADVQGENLYAAVKNTQPEDRVEMDTWSPHDEDPQAVTYAKVKHSRPRREMASPPSPLSEEFLDTKDRQAEEDRQMDTEAAASEAPQDVTYAQLHSLTLRQKATEPPPSQEGASPAEPSVYATLAIH